The following coding sequences lie in one Egibacteraceae bacterium genomic window:
- the dnaB gene encoding replicative DNA helicase, with amino-acid sequence MSAAPASARHVGPRSGPRPGPSAPSGQAPPHNLDAEGSVLGAMLLSASAIDEVSEILRPADFYRGTNRTVFETITGLHDAGEPADPITVGDELERRGQLADVGGAVALADLMSATPTTATAPYYARIVADCALRRRILDAASQIARLAMYPDNGDTAVEIADQAETLLHEHAARRTPGELSALRGLVTDQLARLEALEGQGPVTGLATGYPDLDRLTAGLQPASLVLLAARPGLGKSALAVNIATHAAVRLRQPVALFSLEMSAGEIVQRILSAECRLPLSRLRTGQLGDPDWAAISGAVGRLADAPLHLDDSPGLSASDVRARARRLQRRHGLALVVVDYLQLLAPPRRMDNHASELAETSRSLKLLAKELELPVLALSQLSRRPEERTDRRPQLADLRGSGGLEQDADLVWLLYREAAYQAQPPVTGAAELAVAKHRNGALGMVPLVFHAERAQFAPATTREAP; translated from the coding sequence ATGAGCGCTGCTCCCGCATCCGCCCGCCACGTCGGCCCCCGCAGCGGCCCACGGCCGGGCCCGAGCGCCCCCAGCGGCCAGGCGCCACCCCACAACCTCGACGCGGAGGGCAGCGTGCTCGGCGCGATGCTGCTGTCGGCCAGCGCCATCGACGAAGTCAGCGAGATCCTGCGCCCCGCCGACTTCTACCGCGGAACCAACCGCACCGTGTTCGAGACCATCACCGGCCTGCACGACGCCGGCGAGCCCGCCGACCCGATCACCGTCGGCGACGAGCTCGAGCGCCGCGGCCAGCTCGCCGACGTCGGCGGTGCCGTGGCGCTCGCCGACCTCATGTCGGCGACCCCCACGACCGCCACCGCCCCCTACTACGCCAGGATCGTCGCCGACTGCGCGCTGCGCCGCCGCATCCTCGACGCTGCCAGCCAGATCGCCCGGCTGGCCATGTACCCCGACAACGGCGACACAGCCGTGGAGATCGCCGACCAGGCCGAGACGCTGCTGCACGAGCACGCCGCCCGCCGCACCCCCGGTGAGCTGTCCGCCCTCCGCGGCCTCGTCACCGACCAGCTGGCGCGCCTTGAGGCCCTTGAGGGCCAAGGGCCCGTGACCGGCTTGGCCACCGGCTACCCGGACCTTGACCGGCTCACCGCCGGCCTGCAGCCCGCCTCGCTGGTGCTGCTGGCCGCCCGGCCCGGGCTCGGCAAGAGCGCCCTGGCGGTCAACATCGCCACCCACGCCGCTGTTCGGCTGCGCCAGCCCGTCGCGCTGTTCTCCCTGGAGATGTCCGCTGGCGAGATTGTCCAGCGCATCCTGTCCGCGGAGTGCCGCCTGCCGCTGTCGCGTCTGCGCACCGGCCAGCTGGGCGACCCGGATTGGGCGGCGATCTCGGGGGCGGTCGGCCGCCTCGCCGACGCGCCGCTGCACCTGGACGACTCGCCCGGGCTGTCGGCCTCGGACGTGCGCGCCCGCGCCCGCCGGCTGCAACGCCGGCACGGCCTCGCGCTCGTCGTCGTGGACTACCTGCAGCTGCTCGCCCCACCCCGGCGGATGGACAACCACGCCAGCGAGCTCGCCGAGACCTCCCGCAGCCTCAAGCTGCTCGCCAAGGAGCTGGAGCTGCCGGTGCTCGCGCTGTCTCAGCTGTCCCGCCGCCCCGAGGAACGCACCGACCGCCGACCGCAGCTGGCGGACCTGCGCGGCTCCGGCGGGCTCGAGCAGGACGCCGACCTGGTCTGGCTGCTGTACCGCGAAGCGGCCTACCAGGCCCAGCCCCCTGTGACCGGCGCTGCCGAGCTGGCGGTGGCCAAGCACCGCAACGGTGCGCTGGGCATGGTGCCCCTGGTCTTCCACGCCGAGCGTGCACAGTTCGCCCCGGCCACCACCCGGGAGGCGCCGTGA
- a CDS encoding three-Cys-motif partner protein TcmP: MSDDGDAYDDDLKMAPQTEAKHRILRGYLDAWYPILGRRRQRLLYFDGLAGSGRYTTGEMGSPLVALDALLNRRDTADILAGCEFRFVFCETKKKHADRLRTRVAAYLDGRLPAGARVEWEVINSPFAAVAQEMIEMLRRQRAVGAPTLALIDPYGVKGIRMDQVAELLSFDGCELIANFAIQSASRWTDHDAFETPLDELLGTPEWHEAKQMDTYERRAFLIDLYAEQLRRVAEFKYVQAFRMWSMSGQPCYDLVYATRHPTGLSKMKEAMWKVDPGGGYEFRARLGGQQVLFSRDNVDTRPLQEAILERFAGQTVSVQRLKEFVVCDTPFLEGHLKTRALKLMEAEHVSDVSVPGKERRKGSFPDNSYVTFREAAT, encoded by the coding sequence TTGAGCGACGACGGCGACGCGTACGACGACGACCTCAAGATGGCTCCCCAGACCGAAGCCAAGCACAGGATCCTCCGCGGCTACCTGGATGCTTGGTATCCGATCCTGGGGCGCCGCCGTCAACGCCTGCTCTACTTCGACGGACTCGCAGGGTCCGGGCGGTATACGACAGGCGAGATGGGATCGCCGCTCGTGGCGCTCGACGCGCTGCTGAACCGTCGGGACACCGCCGACATCCTCGCAGGGTGCGAGTTCAGGTTCGTCTTCTGCGAAACGAAGAAGAAGCATGCTGACCGGCTCCGCACCCGTGTCGCGGCGTACCTAGACGGCCGGCTGCCCGCCGGTGCGCGGGTCGAGTGGGAGGTGATCAACTCACCGTTCGCCGCGGTCGCACAGGAGATGATCGAAATGCTCCGACGCCAGCGCGCCGTCGGCGCTCCAACTCTGGCCCTGATCGATCCGTACGGTGTGAAGGGCATCCGCATGGATCAGGTGGCCGAGCTTCTGTCGTTCGACGGGTGCGAGTTGATCGCCAACTTCGCCATTCAGAGCGCCAGCCGATGGACTGATCATGACGCGTTCGAAACGCCGCTCGACGAGCTCCTCGGCACGCCCGAGTGGCACGAAGCGAAGCAGATGGACACCTACGAACGTCGTGCGTTCCTCATCGACCTGTACGCCGAACAGCTCAGGCGGGTTGCCGAGTTCAAGTACGTTCAGGCGTTCCGGATGTGGTCGATGAGCGGCCAGCCCTGCTACGACCTCGTGTACGCCACCCGCCATCCCACCGGCCTCAGCAAGATGAAGGAGGCCATGTGGAAAGTCGATCCCGGCGGCGGCTACGAGTTCCGCGCGCGGCTCGGCGGACAGCAGGTCCTGTTCTCCCGCGACAACGTCGACACCCGTCCGTTGCAGGAAGCCATCCTTGAGCGGTTCGCCGGTCAGACCGTGTCGGTGCAACGGCTGAAGGAGTTCGTGGTCTGCGACACCCCGTTCCTGGAGGGCCACTTGAAGACTAGAGCACTGAAGCTGATGGAAGCGGAGCACGTCTCCGACGTGAGCGTCCCCGGGAAGGAGCGCCGAAAGGGCTCGTTTCCCGATAACTCGTACGTGACGTTCCGGGAAGCAGCAACCTAG
- a CDS encoding IS3 family transposase (programmed frameshift), which translates to MTDARTGAHEGPMPAEPDAEVPAKAKRRRFTAKYKLAILEEYDRASEPGARGALLRREGLYSSNIIDWRRARDSGALEALDRKRGRKPQAAASRGSKAELAALRRRAERAEAELGRARLVIEVQGKSLGALGDDLRERGRADRVDVVVDEAVAELAPTVGTAAACRVLGRSRAKHYRRHRVSPEPVVPGPPTPPRPQPRALSPAERQRVRDVLHEPRFVDKAPAQVYAELLDEGTYLASQSTMYRILAADEEVRERRRQATHPAHVKPELVATGPNECWSWDITKLLGPAKWTSYYLYVIIDIYSRYVPGWLLAPNESSELAKQLIDDTIAKQGISRDRLTLHADRGPSMASKPVAHLLADLGVTKSHSRPHTSNDNPFSEAQFKTLKYRPDFPDRFGSIADARAFCRPFFVYYNTVHRHSGIGLMTPSDVHYGRTGQVRAARGVVLDGAYAANPERFVRKPPQPPALPDTVWINRPDDSDLQTA; encoded by the exons ATGACAGATGCGAGGACCGGCGCCCATGAGGGGCCGATGCCAGCCGAGCCCGACGCTGAGGTGCCCGCGAAGGCCAAGCGCCGCCGGTTCACCGCGAAGTACAAGCTGGCGATCCTGGAGGAGTACGACCGGGCGAGCGAGCCGGGCGCCAGGGGCGCGCTGCTGCGCCGTGAGGGCTTGTACTCCTCCAACATCATCGACTGGCGCCGGGCACGTGACAGCGGCGCGCTGGAGGCGTTGGACCGCAAGCGGGGCCGCAAGCCCCAGGCGGCGGCGTCGAGGGGGTCAAAGGCCGAGTTGGCGGCGTTGCGGCGCCGCGCCGAACGGGCCGAGGCCGAACTGGGACGCGCCAGGCTGGTGATCGAGGTGCAGG GGAAAAGTCTCGGCGCTCTTGGAGACGATCTCCGAGAGCGCGGACGAGCAGACCGAGTAGACGTCGTGGTCGACGAGGCGGTCGCCGAGCTCGCACCAACGGTGGGCACCGCGGCGGCCTGCCGGGTGCTGGGCCGGTCTCGGGCGAAGCACTACCGACGTCACCGGGTCTCACCCGAGCCGGTCGTGCCCGGCCCGCCGACCCCGCCTCGGCCTCAGCCGCGTGCCCTGTCACCGGCCGAGCGTCAGCGGGTGCGCGATGTCCTGCACGAGCCCCGGTTCGTCGACAAGGCGCCCGCGCAGGTCTACGCCGAGCTGCTCGACGAAGGCACCTACCTGGCCTCGCAGTCCACGATGTACCGGATCCTGGCCGCCGACGAGGAGGTGCGCGAGCGCCGTCGCCAGGCCACCCATCCCGCCCACGTCAAACCCGAGCTGGTCGCTACCGGACCCAACGAATGCTGGTCATGGGACATCACCAAGCTGCTCGGCCCGGCGAAGTGGACCTCCTACTACCTGTACGTGATCATCGACATCTACAGCCGCTACGTGCCCGGCTGGCTGCTCGCCCCCAACGAGTCCAGCGAGCTGGCCAAGCAGCTGATCGACGACACGATCGCCAAGCAGGGCATCAGCCGCGACCGGCTGACCCTGCACGCCGACCGTGGCCCGTCCATGGCCTCCAAGCCCGTCGCGCACCTGCTCGCCGACCTCGGGGTCACCAAGAGCCACAGCCGGCCCCACACCTCCAACGACAACCCGTTCTCCGAAGCGCAGTTCAAGACGCTGAAATACCGGCCCGACTTCCCCGACCGGTTCGGCTCGATCGCCGACGCCCGCGCCTTCTGCCGTCCGTTCTTCGTCTACTACAACACCGTCCACCGCCACTCCGGCATCGGCCTGATGACCCCCTCCGACGTCCACTACGGCCGCACCGGGCAGGTCCGCGCCGCCCGCGGCGTCGTGCTCGACGGCGCCTACGCCGCCAACCCCGAACGGTTCGTCCGCAAGCCCCCCCAACCACCAGCCCTCCCCGACACCGT
- a CDS encoding DUF4417 domain-containing protein: MGGTVAFDDIVLEARLPAALPPFIPQVDGHDLARFDADLRWPAYAVGLRRVFSPTSHRVVPRFTDTTAREALGLHHDQLAVLVGYGEDPLVEAFWTRRRQLIPRLAEQQWDLVLACNYSMYGNQPRAEHLLNFRRNLLLAQELCDAGVPAVPNLYWFRQEDLDRYGAWLADTAPAAVAINLQTFRRDASWNDMALPGLAYLSLLLPAGTRLIACGTSRRSRIRELHALFGDRLVLVSQNPQQYARHGAVMTPQGRVDAHAHDHDAFAASVRYYADLLAEPPPTWRLDGKQMVVEEPTA; the protein is encoded by the coding sequence GTGGGCGGCACGGTCGCTTTCGACGACATCGTGCTCGAGGCCCGGCTGCCCGCCGCGCTACCGCCGTTCATCCCGCAGGTGGACGGTCACGACCTCGCCCGCTTCGACGCTGACCTTCGGTGGCCCGCGTACGCGGTCGGGCTACGGCGGGTGTTCAGCCCAACCAGCCACCGCGTCGTGCCCCGCTTCACGGACACGACCGCACGCGAGGCTCTGGGCCTGCACCACGACCAGTTGGCCGTGCTCGTCGGCTACGGCGAGGATCCCCTCGTCGAGGCGTTCTGGACTCGCCGCCGCCAGCTGATCCCACGCCTCGCCGAGCAGCAGTGGGACCTCGTGCTGGCGTGCAACTACTCGATGTACGGCAACCAGCCGCGCGCCGAGCACCTCCTGAACTTCCGCCGCAACCTCTTGCTCGCCCAAGAGCTGTGCGACGCCGGCGTACCGGCGGTGCCCAACCTGTACTGGTTCCGCCAGGAGGACCTCGACCGCTACGGCGCCTGGCTGGCCGATACCGCGCCGGCAGCCGTGGCGATCAACCTGCAGACGTTCCGCCGCGACGCCTCGTGGAACGACATGGCGCTGCCCGGCCTGGCCTACCTGTCGCTGCTGCTGCCCGCCGGCACACGGCTGATCGCCTGCGGCACCTCCCGACGCAGCCGCATCCGCGAGCTGCACGCGCTGTTCGGCGATCGCCTCGTCCTGGTGTCCCAGAACCCCCAGCAGTACGCCCGCCACGGCGCCGTCATGACCCCACAGGGACGCGTGGACGCCCACGCGCACGACCACGACGCGTTCGCCGCCAGCGTCCGCTACTACGCCGACCTGCTCGCCGAGCCGCCGCCGACGTGGCGCCTGGACGGCAAGCAGATGGTGGTGGAGGAGCCAACGGCATGA
- a CDS encoding phage Gp37/Gp68 family protein: MGDRSTIEWTEATWNPVTGCTKVSAGCDNCYAETFAERWRGIPGHPYEQGFDLRFWPERLDQPLRWKRPRVIFVNSMSDLFHQRVPASYVDRVLDTIRATPHHTYQVLTKRPGKMASVMRQLQPEPLDNLWLGTSVEDDDHVSRVDHVRATPAAVRFLSLEPLLGPVPSLALTGIDWVIVGGESGPGHRPIDAGWVRDIRDRCNDAGVAFFFKQWGGVRPKSGGRALDGRTWDEMPNAAVAEPAAV, encoded by the coding sequence ATGGGCGACCGCAGCACGATCGAGTGGACCGAGGCGACATGGAACCCCGTCACCGGCTGCACGAAGGTGTCGGCAGGCTGTGACAACTGCTACGCCGAGACGTTCGCGGAACGGTGGCGCGGTATCCCCGGCCACCCGTACGAGCAGGGCTTCGACCTGAGGTTCTGGCCCGAACGGCTCGACCAGCCCCTTCGGTGGAAGCGTCCGCGGGTCATCTTCGTCAACTCAATGAGCGACCTTTTCCACCAGCGCGTCCCCGCGTCCTACGTCGACCGGGTCCTCGACACGATCAGGGCGACGCCGCACCACACGTACCAGGTACTCACGAAGCGTCCCGGAAAAATGGCGTCGGTCATGCGGCAGCTCCAGCCCGAACCACTCGACAACCTGTGGCTGGGCACGTCCGTCGAGGACGACGACCACGTCAGCCGGGTCGACCACGTCCGCGCAACCCCGGCAGCGGTCAGGTTCCTGTCCCTCGAGCCGCTCCTCGGCCCGGTGCCATCACTCGCCCTGACCGGGATCGACTGGGTCATCGTGGGCGGCGAGTCAGGGCCCGGTCACCGACCGATCGACGCCGGGTGGGTCCGCGACATCCGCGACCGCTGCAACGACGCCGGTGTCGCGTTCTTCTTCAAGCAGTGGGGCGGGGTACGTCCGAAGTCAGGCGGGCGCGCCCTCGACGGACGCACGTGGGACGAGATGCCGAACGCAGCCGTTGCGGAACCCGCCGCCGTCTAG